In Panthera leo isolate Ple1 chromosome E3, P.leo_Ple1_pat1.1, whole genome shotgun sequence, a genomic segment contains:
- the LOC122210215 gene encoding uncharacterized protein LOC122210215 isoform X1: MPAASCAGERGAKGCHWPKSVCSPTDVSWAPATLPGGESARPHSCAPRADSPDWVRQSAQQQGLSEGPASRAAGLLWPPPSSLAGRTPSSTGASDPLSWWAPAPGKFILCLAGTSDPRVREQARLPTRAQPLWILRISLPPPPFSLQSVLSGPRCQMATQKLQKLFCPCPVCVLALVPQEQTWNKDSGAGGDWGDAPADADSEGVKSPDCLGFSDHGLGSFPGTRGKAAMPVCPGAARGGG; this comes from the exons atGCCTGCAG CTTCCTGCGCAGGAGAAAGAGGAGCAAAGGGCTGCCATTGGCCGAAGAGCGTCTGCTCTCCCACCGATGTGTCGTGGGCACCTGCCACCCTTCCGGGCGGTGAGTCGGCCAGACCACATTCCTGTGCTCCCAGAGCTGATAGTCCAGACTGGGTGAGGCAGTCAGCACAGCAGCAAGGACTTTCAGAAGGACCAGCTTCCCGAGCTGCAGGACTGCTATGGCCCCCACCCAGTTCCCTGGCAGGCCGGACCCCCTCATCCACAGGGGCCAGCGATCCGTTGTCTTGGTGGGCACCAGCACCAGGCAAATTTATCCTTTGCTTGGCTGGCACGTCAGACCCCAGGGTCAGAGAGCAGGCTCGCTTGCCCACCAGAGCCCAGCCGCTCTGGATTCTCAGGAtttccctcccaccacctcccttctccctgcagaGCGTACTGTCTGGGCCGAGGTGTCAAATGGCCACCCAGAAGCTGCAAAAGCTCTTCTGTCCCTGTCCTGTATGTGTCTTAGCTTTGGTTCCCCAGGAGCAGACCTGGAACAAGGACTCAGGTGCAGGTGGTGACTGGGGAGACGCGCCAG CTGATGCTGATTCTGAGGGTGTTAAGTCCCCGGATTGCCTGGGCTTCTCTGACCACGGGCTCGGCTCCTTCCCAGGCACCAGAGGCAAAGCTGCCATGCCAGTGTGTCCAGGGGCTGCCCGTGGGGGCGGGTGA
- the LOC122210215 gene encoding uncharacterized protein LOC122210215 isoform X2: MCRGHLPPFRASVLSGPRCQMATQKLQKLFCPCPVCVLALVPQEQTWNKDSGAGGDWGDAPADADSEGVKSPDCLGFSDHGLGSFPGTRGKAAMPVCPGAARGGG, from the exons ATGTGTCGTGGGCACCTGCCACCCTTCCGGGCG aGCGTACTGTCTGGGCCGAGGTGTCAAATGGCCACCCAGAAGCTGCAAAAGCTCTTCTGTCCCTGTCCTGTATGTGTCTTAGCTTTGGTTCCCCAGGAGCAGACCTGGAACAAGGACTCAGGTGCAGGTGGTGACTGGGGAGACGCGCCAG CTGATGCTGATTCTGAGGGTGTTAAGTCCCCGGATTGCCTGGGCTTCTCTGACCACGGGCTCGGCTCCTTCCCAGGCACCAGAGGCAAAGCTGCCATGCCAGTGTGTCCAGGGGCTGCCCGTGGGGGCGGGTGA